In a single window of the Acidobacteriota bacterium genome:
- a CDS encoding FHA domain-containing protein: MINCPTCNSANSELARFCDNCGTRLTEAPAPEPAYQPPPQTDSSFKISAATSLDIPNVELQPITPPIVETSSGPASDSRSHATLVIERGDSPGTNFELFNEESMIGRWDADNGIFPDVDLDAHDSDAKVSRRHAKIYRSGGAYFIEDLGSTNGTYVNRGRRLLPGTPHIVNDNDEIIVGKTFLRFHIVK, encoded by the coding sequence ATGATCAATTGCCCAACTTGCAACTCGGCTAACAGCGAACTGGCTCGCTTTTGTGATAACTGCGGTACTCGTCTTACCGAGGCGCCCGCGCCGGAACCGGCCTATCAGCCGCCGCCGCAAACGGACTCTTCATTTAAGATCTCAGCCGCGACCTCGCTGGACATACCCAATGTAGAACTTCAGCCGATCACGCCGCCTATCGTGGAAACATCAAGCGGACCGGCTTCTGACAGCAGGTCCCACGCAACTCTCGTGATCGAACGAGGTGACTCGCCGGGAACGAACTTTGAATTGTTCAATGAGGAATCAATGATCGGTCGATGGGATGCGGATAATGGGATATTCCCCGATGTGGACCTCGATGCTCACGATTCTGACGCTAAGGTTTCGCGAAGGCATGCAAAGATCTACCGTTCGGGAGGCGCGTATTTCATTGAGGACCTCGGTTCAACGAACGGTACATATGTGAATCGCGGACGACGCCTGTTGCCCGGCACACCACACATTGTTAATGATAACGATGAGATCATCGTCGGAAAGACCTTTTTACGTTTTCACATTGTTAAGTAA
- a CDS encoding efflux RND transporter periplasmic adaptor subunit → MALSRKSKIIIAVSAVLLLGLITVISLWATRSDTPEVAVLKIETKRELRSTVTSSGEVRPIQFMNLTSEVQGRIQEIYVKEGDMVTKGQPLVRLDPDQLQSSTDAQVAAFQGAQDEVRVSQTQVAAAQNNLSQAQQQLTAAQLAVDSARQAVIAAQTDVDRAQVEFNAANRELTRSQQLLENGVISRQLYDESKDRLENARASLNTARSNLAARNLSVRDAQVRVNQQNVAVRDARRAVETAALSVSTSQSRVQQQAATLRGSRSQRDKTLTVAPISGVIAEIPSRVGTFAVAGLSTTPLLTIADMSTINVEVKVDETSIDSVAVGQKAKIKVDAFGDREIEGEVTQKTPLAVGKSQTSGGLSTNINVQEAKEFRVVIELKNLSEEIKEGLRPGMSATAEITTSVVENVIAVPLQAIIEKKADDKPAGDLPGNVPEPGPKPKAITGVYVLDGNKVRFVEVETGIIGESDRQIISGLKEGDEIVTGPSRVLSTLKEGSAVKRQTKDNAVNKSS, encoded by the coding sequence ATGGCACTTAGCCGTAAATCTAAGATCATAATTGCTGTTTCTGCAGTACTTTTGTTGGGATTGATCACCGTGATCAGCCTTTGGGCGACACGCTCTGACACACCTGAGGTGGCAGTTCTCAAGATAGAGACCAAGCGCGAGCTTCGCTCGACCGTAACTTCATCGGGCGAAGTCAGGCCTATTCAGTTCATGAACCTTACGAGCGAGGTACAGGGTAGGATCCAGGAGATCTATGTGAAGGAGGGCGATATGGTCACGAAGGGCCAGCCGCTGGTGCGTCTGGATCCGGACCAGCTTCAGTCGTCAACGGACGCTCAGGTTGCAGCATTTCAGGGAGCACAGGATGAGGTTCGTGTTTCCCAAACGCAAGTGGCCGCCGCTCAAAATAATCTCTCTCAGGCCCAACAGCAACTGACGGCGGCTCAGCTTGCGGTAGATTCTGCAAGGCAGGCAGTGATTGCAGCTCAGACCGATGTTGACCGTGCTCAGGTGGAATTTAATGCCGCGAATCGCGAACTCACCCGAAGCCAGCAGCTTCTTGAGAACGGCGTTATCTCGAGACAGCTTTATGATGAATCCAAAGATCGTCTCGAGAACGCGAGAGCTTCTCTAAATACGGCAAGGTCTAATCTCGCCGCTCGTAACCTTTCGGTACGCGACGCACAAGTACGCGTCAATCAGCAAAATGTTGCTGTCCGTGATGCCCGGCGTGCTGTGGAAACGGCTGCACTTAGTGTTTCCACGAGCCAATCTCGGGTGCAGCAGCAAGCGGCGACACTTCGCGGCTCTAGAAGCCAGAGAGATAAGACGCTCACCGTTGCACCTATCAGCGGCGTGATCGCTGAGATACCGTCTCGAGTCGGTACTTTTGCAGTTGCTGGGCTGTCGACGACACCGCTGTTAACGATCGCGGACATGTCAACCATCAACGTTGAGGTCAAGGTTGACGAGACGTCGATCGACTCAGTTGCCGTGGGGCAGAAGGCAAAGATCAAGGTTGATGCTTTCGGCGACCGCGAGATCGAAGGAGAGGTTACTCAAAAGACACCGCTCGCTGTGGGCAAATCACAAACCTCGGGCGGTCTGTCGACAAACATCAATGTTCAGGAGGCGAAAGAGTTTCGCGTCGTGATCGAACTCAAGAACCTATCGGAAGAGATCAAGGAAGGACTGCGGCCCGGAATGAGTGCGACTGCCGAGATTACTACAAGCGTCGTTGAGAATGTCATCGCTGTCCCGCTTCAGGCGATCATAGAAAAGAAGGCTGATGACAAACCCGCGGGCGATCTTCCCGGAAACGTTCCCGAGCCCGGACCGAAACCGAAAGCTATTACCGGTGTCTACGTGCTGGATGGAAATAAGGTGAGATTCGTCGAGGTCGAAACCGGCATCATCGGAGAATCGGACCGACAGATCATCAGTGGGCTTAAAGAAGGTGACGAAATAGTCACGGGGCCAAGCAGGGTGCTCAGTACGCTGAAGGAAGGCTCTGCGGTCAAACGTCAAACCAAAGATAATGCGGTCAACAAATCGTCATGA
- a CDS encoding ABC transporter ATP-binding protein yields the protein MITMRNIWKTYQMGVEELHALRDVSFDVEKNDYVAIIGPSGSGKSTLMNLIGCLDSPTKGDYWINGQLVSSMTDDELAAIRNKEVGFVFQTFNLLPRASALHNVELPLIYSGMKAGDRQEKAKAALASVELGDRISHRPNELSGGQRQRVAIARALVNNPSILLADEPTGALDTKTSQEIMRLFERLHDDGNTIILVTHEQEIAERAHRIITIRDGKIEKDERIR from the coding sequence ATGATCACGATGCGAAACATCTGGAAAACTTACCAGATGGGCGTAGAGGAACTTCATGCGCTACGTGATGTTTCATTCGACGTCGAGAAGAATGATTATGTGGCAATAATCGGGCCCTCGGGTTCGGGAAAATCCACATTAATGAATCTGATCGGTTGTTTGGACTCGCCGACGAAAGGCGACTACTGGATCAACGGACAGTTGGTTTCGTCGATGACCGACGATGAACTGGCCGCCATCAGGAACAAAGAAGTGGGTTTTGTTTTCCAAACCTTCAACCTTTTACCGCGTGCTTCGGCTCTTCACAATGTCGAATTGCCGTTGATCTACTCCGGCATGAAGGCTGGTGACAGACAGGAAAAGGCAAAAGCGGCTCTCGCCTCCGTCGAGCTCGGCGATAGGATCAGCCATCGACCCAATGAACTCTCGGGGGGCCAGCGGCAGCGTGTTGCTATTGCAAGGGCTCTGGTGAACAACCCGTCCATCCTTTTGGCTGACGAGCCGACCGGTGCCCTCGATACAAAGACAAGTCAAGAGATAATGAGGCTCTTCGAAAGGCTGCACGATGACGGCAATACAATTATTCTGGTTACGCACGAGCAAGAGATAGCCGAGAGAGCTCATCGTATCATTACCATCCGCGACGGCAAGATCGAAAAGGATGAGCGAATTCGCTAA
- a CDS encoding ABC transporter permease, protein MSFVETLKLALDAILAHKLRSFLTLLGMIIAVTAFMVVLSLLQGFNAYVDEKIAGIGSNSFTVRRFTFDDFRDTDTIAAAQRRNKELTLEEMQFIKERSVLIEKIGVKALPNVREIKRGSETLRDIQITGAEPIIREIENIDIMVGRYFTESENNNAMRVAFVGSDIAKKLFPQGDAVGGEITIQGIPYRIIGVQTEKGTVFGQPQDSFVQLPLKTYGANFGGLRGSRGIFFVAQPGDEKRYNDAVEEARTLMRVKRKIPLGEKDTFGIWTPEAITGIRDRLLGPTFLVIIMVPAIALVVGAIVIMNIMLVSVTERTKEIGIRKSLGARQADILRQFLFESVTLSAIGGIIGLILAQLLGIVITNFVFQTRIPLWSAAFAILVSGGVGVLAGLFPAWKAARLDPIEALRSE, encoded by the coding sequence ATGAGTTTTGTCGAAACACTAAAGCTTGCCTTGGACGCGATCCTCGCGCATAAGCTGCGGTCATTTTTGACGCTGCTAGGGATGATCATCGCGGTAACGGCGTTCATGGTGGTACTTTCCCTGCTTCAGGGCTTTAACGCCTACGTTGACGAAAAGATCGCTGGTATCGGCTCAAACTCATTCACCGTCCGTCGTTTTACATTTGATGATTTCCGAGACACAGATACGATCGCGGCGGCACAACGCAGAAATAAAGAACTGACCTTAGAGGAAATGCAGTTCATTAAAGAGCGTTCGGTATTGATTGAAAAGATCGGCGTCAAGGCATTACCGAACGTGCGAGAGATAAAACGGGGTTCAGAAACTCTTAGAGATATTCAGATCACAGGAGCGGAACCGATTATTCGCGAGATCGAGAATATCGATATCATGGTGGGGCGTTATTTCACGGAAAGTGAGAACAACAACGCAATGCGTGTAGCGTTTGTAGGCTCCGATATCGCTAAAAAACTTTTCCCGCAGGGAGATGCCGTAGGCGGCGAGATAACGATCCAGGGCATCCCGTATCGGATAATCGGTGTTCAGACTGAGAAGGGAACCGTTTTCGGTCAGCCGCAAGACAGCTTTGTTCAATTGCCGCTCAAAACTTACGGCGCCAATTTCGGCGGACTTCGGGGTAGCCGCGGAATATTTTTTGTAGCTCAGCCGGGCGATGAGAAGCGTTATAACGATGCCGTCGAAGAGGCTCGGACATTGATGCGCGTAAAGCGAAAGATCCCTTTGGGTGAAAAGGACACATTTGGTATCTGGACACCGGAAGCGATCACCGGCATCCGAGACCGGCTGTTGGGGCCGACATTTCTTGTGATCATTATGGTGCCTGCGATCGCCTTGGTGGTGGGCGCCATCGTTATCATGAATATAATGCTCGTCTCTGTCACAGAAAGAACCAAAGAGATAGGCATCAGGAAAAGTTTGGGAGCTCGACAGGCGGATATTCTGCGGCAGTTCTTGTTTGAATCGGTTACATTGTCCGCCATTGGCGGCATAATTGGGTTGATTCTCGCACAGCTGTTAGGGATCGTTATCACCAATTTTGTCTTTCAAACGCGGATCCCTTTGTGGTCGGCCGCGTTCGCTATTTTAGTTTCCGGCGGCGTCGGTGTTTTGGCAGGACTGTTTCCCGCCTGGAAGGCCGCTCGGCTCGATCCGATAGAAGCGTTGAGGTCCGAATAG
- a CDS encoding ABC transporter permease, with translation MKIASGSFYENLKMALDTLRGNKLRSFLTIVGVVVGVITVMLISSIISGINVAVEKEVESFGTRSIFLYKFDIGIRTSAPSREERMRKPLTMADAEAVESLSTVETALPFLDISNSFFGDKLTVTGPNGKTSTSVQLNGTLPKIERTSTEVLIDGRWFSEAEHEAKANVVVIGDFVKESYFPYESPLEKNLDIGGQQFRVVGVLEKREQLFGGGGGNNDQSNIIYMPMGSALKLKPNAEDLFILAIAREGSFDKAKDDIEDLLRVRRNVKLGEKNNFGMATAASIVDQFQAITGGVFLAMVVISSVGLMIGGIGVMNIMLVSVTERTREIGIRKAIGAKQKDILLQFLIEAATLTGFGGLFGLLIGWLLSLLIQLFLPSYVPLWAPVAGFVASVGIGLIFGLWPAWKAARLDPIESLRYE, from the coding sequence ATGAAGATCGCATCAGGGTCGTTTTATGAAAATCTGAAGATGGCGTTGGACACGCTTCGCGGGAACAAGCTGCGCTCTTTTCTGACGATCGTCGGCGTAGTTGTGGGCGTGATTACCGTGATGCTCATCTCTTCGATCATCAGCGGCATCAATGTGGCAGTTGAGAAAGAAGTAGAGTCATTCGGCACCAGGTCTATTTTTCTTTACAAATTTGATATCGGTATTCGTACCAGCGCTCCGTCGCGAGAGGAACGAATGAGAAAACCGCTGACGATGGCTGATGCGGAAGCGGTCGAATCTCTTTCCACCGTCGAGACCGCTCTTCCCTTCCTCGATATTTCGAACAGCTTTTTCGGCGATAAGCTTACTGTCACCGGCCCGAACGGCAAAACCTCAACCTCAGTCCAGCTGAACGGCACTCTTCCGAAGATCGAACGAACCTCAACCGAAGTATTGATCGACGGCCGCTGGTTTTCAGAGGCCGAACACGAAGCGAAGGCAAATGTTGTGGTCATCGGTGATTTTGTTAAGGAGAGTTATTTCCCGTACGAGTCGCCGTTGGAAAAGAACCTTGATATCGGAGGCCAGCAATTTCGAGTGGTCGGCGTACTGGAAAAGCGCGAACAGCTTTTCGGCGGCGGCGGCGGGAATAATGATCAGTCGAACATCATATATATGCCCATGGGCTCGGCACTAAAACTAAAGCCGAATGCTGAGGATCTATTTATTCTTGCGATCGCCCGCGAAGGCTCTTTCGACAAAGCAAAAGACGATATCGAGGATCTGTTACGTGTTCGCCGCAATGTAAAACTCGGTGAGAAAAACAATTTCGGCATGGCCACTGCCGCGAGTATTGTCGACCAGTTTCAGGCGATCACCGGCGGCGTCTTTTTGGCGATGGTGGTTATTTCTTCTGTTGGCCTGATGATCGGAGGCATTGGCGTTATGAACATCATGCTTGTCTCCGTCACCGAACGAACCCGCGAGATCGGAATTCGTAAAGCGATCGGAGCCAAGCAAAAGGATATCCTGCTTCAGTTCCTGATAGAGGCGGCAACCCTCACGGGATTTGGAGGCCTTTTCGGCTTGCTGATAGGTTGGCTTTTGTCACTCCTGATTCAGCTGTTTCTTCCCTCCTACGTCCCGCTTTGGGCTCCAGTAGCAGGTTTTGTTGCTAGTGTCGGGATCGGGCTCATTTTCGGGCTTTGGCCCGCTTGGAAGGCGGCTCGCCTCGATCCCATCGAATCGCTACGGTATGAATGA
- a CDS encoding YIP1 family protein, giving the protein MNRIAGIVLAVLGFLLAIVSVAGLLPGLTGAGIALLLAGGLVIGLSFIDPIEASGEAGMSTASTLHMIFHSPGEVFRSFRRNPKWLAAFLIMAALSAIYSNLFIQRLSPERITNFTVDKTLEMPMLDDNARRQIELGRTEAIAQAKNPVARAGQSISGAVGSLFWYAFLALFFVLVSAAFGSKLKFWQAFSAAIYAAFPVNVIRSVFSTVLLFAKDPDDIHPILGQQALLQDNLGILMNPADGPVLYTLLGSIGLLGFYWVFMNATGLKNAGESVSSVTGWTASIGIYLIMILLGVTMAALFPGFIS; this is encoded by the coding sequence ATGAATCGAATTGCAGGTATCGTTCTGGCGGTTCTGGGCTTTTTGCTCGCCATTGTAAGTGTTGCCGGCCTGCTGCCGGGGTTGACTGGTGCCGGTATAGCATTGCTCCTGGCGGGCGGCCTGGTGATCGGATTGAGTTTTATTGATCCTATTGAGGCAAGCGGCGAGGCCGGAATGTCAACAGCATCCACACTGCATATGATATTCCATTCACCGGGTGAAGTATTCCGGAGTTTCCGCCGAAATCCGAAATGGCTTGCTGCGTTCCTCATCATGGCGGCCCTATCAGCGATTTACAGCAATCTGTTCATTCAGCGCCTTTCGCCTGAGCGCATAACCAATTTCACGGTAGACAAGACCCTTGAAATGCCGATGCTTGACGACAACGCCCGCAGACAGATCGAGCTCGGCAGAACAGAAGCTATAGCTCAAGCCAAAAACCCTGTCGCAAGGGCCGGTCAATCGATATCAGGTGCGGTCGGATCATTGTTTTGGTATGCGTTTCTCGCTTTATTCTTCGTACTGGTGTCCGCGGCTTTTGGCAGCAAATTGAAATTCTGGCAGGCTTTTTCGGCTGCGATCTACGCCGCGTTCCCAGTTAACGTGATCCGGTCAGTATTCAGTACCGTGCTTCTTTTCGCAAAGGACCCGGATGATATTCATCCGATCCTCGGCCAACAGGCCCTGCTGCAGGATAACCTCGGGATCCTAATGAACCCCGCTGACGGGCCGGTACTTTACACCTTATTGGGATCGATAGGTCTATTGGGATTCTATTGGGTGTTCATGAACGCGACCGGGTTAAAGAATGCCGGAGAAAGTGTAAGCTCCGTGACGGGTTGGACGGCGTCGATCGGTATCTATTTGATCATGATCCTTTTGGGAGTTACTATGGCGGCACTATTCCCGGGATTCATTTCTTAG
- a CDS encoding dipeptide ABC transporter ATP-binding protein, whose product MTVPGTVADTILAVEDLVKHFPIKGKDNVVRAVDGVSFTMRRGETLGLVGESGCGKSTVGRSILRLIEPTSGAIRYEGENLVGHSFARMQELRREMQMIFQDPYASLNPRLSVRSIIAEPLRIHKMGTREEQVRKVADLLEKVGLDPRYADRYPHEFSGGQRQRIGIARALALEPKLIICDEPVSALDVSVQAQVVNLLQDLQEEFGLTYLFISHGLAVVEHISDRIAVMYLGKIVEIAEARELYSRPLHPYTKALLSAIPIPEPSKKRNRIILEGDVPTPVDPPSGCRFRTRCPFAIPDCAKDVPELMEYSPNHLAACIRIEEI is encoded by the coding sequence ATGACAGTTCCCGGAACAGTGGCCGACACGATCTTGGCGGTCGAGGACTTGGTAAAGCACTTTCCGATCAAGGGAAAAGACAACGTTGTGCGGGCAGTGGACGGTGTTTCTTTTACGATGCGTAGGGGCGAAACACTTGGTCTCGTTGGTGAATCAGGCTGTGGAAAATCAACCGTCGGCAGGAGCATCCTGCGTCTGATCGAGCCTACATCGGGAGCTATAAGATACGAAGGTGAGAATTTAGTAGGTCATTCCTTCGCACGAATGCAGGAACTCCGCCGCGAAATGCAGATGATCTTTCAGGATCCGTATGCCAGCCTAAATCCCCGTCTTAGTGTCAGATCCATCATTGCTGAGCCGCTGCGTATCCATAAGATGGGTACGCGGGAAGAGCAGGTTCGCAAGGTCGCGGATCTGCTGGAAAAGGTAGGCCTAGATCCGCGCTATGCTGATCGCTATCCCCATGAATTTTCAGGCGGCCAGCGTCAGCGCATCGGGATTGCGCGTGCACTTGCTCTCGAGCCGAAACTCATTATCTGTGATGAGCCGGTTTCGGCACTCGATGTGTCAGTGCAGGCACAGGTCGTTAATTTGCTTCAAGACCTCCAAGAGGAATTCGGATTAACATATCTGTTCATTTCGCACGGACTGGCTGTGGTCGAGCATATTTCTGACAGAATTGCGGTCATGTACCTAGGTAAGATTGTAGAGATCGCAGAGGCTCGGGAATTATACAGCCGGCCGCTCCATCCCTATACCAAGGCACTTCTTTCAGCTATACCAATTCCCGAGCCTTCAAAAAAACGAAATAGGATCATCTTGGAAGGAGATGTTCCTACACCGGTCGATCCGCCGTCAGGTTGCCGGTTTCGCACAAGATGTCCGTTTGCTATTCCTGACTGTGCGAAAGATGTCCCTGAACTTATGGAGTATTCACCGAATCATCTCGCAGCGTGCATACGCATCGAAGAGATATAG
- a CDS encoding ABC transporter ATP-binding protein: MEKLLEVSGLRTQFKTSAGLVRSVDDVTFSIGRGELLCIVGESGCGKSVTALSIMGLVSEPGRIAAGSIIYKGEDLTRVSQSRIREIRGNEIAMIFQDPMTSLNPVFTVGEQISEALRLHKGLNKTEARAAAIESMREVAIPSPEMRYDDYPHQLSGGMRQRIMIAMALACGPELLIADEPTTALDVTIQAQILELLDALRRDRKMAVLLITHDLGVVAEVADRVCVMYTGKIVETGGVDELFVSPKHPYTRGLLNSVPRLPETGTARQHRLRTIEGMVPNLTELPTGCHFADRCSERMASCEIGEVPLYQLDDDIQVRCLLYPEQRRSEGAL, translated from the coding sequence ATGGAGAAGCTTCTTGAAGTCAGCGGCCTGCGGACGCAATTCAAAACGTCCGCGGGCCTTGTCCGCTCAGTTGATGACGTGACCTTCTCTATCGGTCGCGGTGAACTCTTGTGTATTGTCGGCGAATCGGGATGCGGAAAATCGGTGACTGCTCTTTCTATCATGGGGCTGGTCTCTGAACCTGGACGCATTGCGGCCGGGAGCATCATATACAAAGGTGAGGACCTGACAAGAGTGTCGCAATCTCGAATACGTGAGATCCGCGGAAACGAGATCGCAATGATTTTTCAGGATCCGATGACATCCCTTAATCCTGTCTTTACTGTCGGCGAGCAGATCTCCGAAGCATTGCGGCTTCATAAAGGGCTGAACAAGACTGAAGCGCGTGCAGCCGCGATCGAGTCCATGCGTGAGGTCGCGATTCCGTCACCGGAGATGCGATACGACGATTATCCGCATCAGCTTTCCGGCGGCATGCGGCAACGCATCATGATCGCTATGGCTTTGGCGTGCGGTCCTGAACTCCTTATTGCCGACGAACCGACAACCGCTCTGGACGTCACGATACAGGCCCAAATATTGGAACTGCTCGACGCATTGCGCCGCGATCGTAAGATGGCTGTGCTGTTGATCACGCATGATCTGGGCGTTGTTGCCGAAGTTGCTGACAGGGTTTGCGTTATGTACACCGGCAAGATCGTCGAGACAGGAGGCGTGGACGAGCTTTTTGTATCACCAAAACATCCATACACGAGAGGGTTGTTGAATTCCGTTCCAAGGCTTCCAGAAACCGGTACTGCCCGCCAACACCGCCTGCGAACCATAGAGGGAATGGTGCCGAATCTCACAGAGTTGCCCACGGGGTGCCATTTTGCGGACCGTTGTTCGGAAAGAATGGCGTCATGCGAAATTGGGGAGGTCCCGCTTTATCAACTTGATGATGATATTCAAGTAAGGTGTCTGCTGTACCCTGAACAAAGGCGTTCGGAGGGGGCTTTATGA